Within Candidatus Margulisiibacteriota bacterium, the genomic segment TTTTACATACCCCGGGGTTTTGCCCACGGTTTTGCCGTGCTGTCAGACCTTGCGGAATTCCAGTACAAATGTGACGCTTATTACGCGCCGCAGGCCGAGGCCGGCATTCTCTGGAATGATCCCGACCTCAACATCGCCTGGCCGGTAACTCAGCCGGTCATTTCACCCAAAGACCGGCAAAATCCGCGGCTAAAAGATCTGCCGCCGGACTGCTTTTTTTGAATAATATCCATACACGCATCTGGTCCCGCCGCGCGCGCAGTCGTGTGTATCGTGTATCACTCCATCAATAACAGCCACCATGTGTTTGGACACTTTGGCGATAATACGCCCCCGGGGAAGTTCATTCGGCTTGAGATGAACTTTACAGCCCGTGCCGATCCCCATTGTCGGGACGAACTCCCAGCCGAGACCGGCAAGATATTTGCGGCTAATCTGTTTAGGAACACCTTGCCGCGGCGAAGTTTTGCCTGACTCAATTTGTTTTTTGTCGGCTTTGAGCAGGGCATGCAGATCAGCATAGACTTTTTCGTAGGGCAGCTCCAAAGCTATAGCGATCGCGCGGGTCACACAATCTCCTGTCCTGCCTTGATACCCTGCTTTTTCACGTCCGCCGTCATTGTATATAAACACTTCTGCGCTCTCCTGCTGTTCAACCAGATCAAATGCTCAATAAGTTTAGCATTAAACTCTCTTAGTACTCGATCCCCAACCGCGCGCGCAGGCCGGCGTTGTGATCTTCCACCGCGCCCATGGCATCTACGATCTCCCAGAGCTGCATCAGGCCAAAAGTCAGGACACCCACGCCGATCTGCACTTCTTTCTGCGCCCGGCCGCCGTCCGCGGCTTCGGCGTCCACCGGCACCGCGCTGGCCATGAAAACCGGCACGATAAATTTGCCCAGGAAAATCGCAAAACCCCGCGCCGGATCGCCGGCGTAATTGTGTCCCATCAGCGGCAAAGTCATAGCCAGAGTGGCCGCGCGGCCTTTGTCCAGTTTTTCCAGTTCATAAAGTTTGATTTTGTCATTGAGTGAAAGCGTGTCAAAACCGTATTCCGCGGTTTTTGCCGCGTATTGGTACTGATCTTCGCCGTCCAGGTCTGCCGCGCGGCTTTCGTCTTCGTACTCATAATCTTCGTCTTCAGAAGCATTCCTCAGCGCCGCCAGGTATTGTTCCGGCGTATATTTCACGCCGTCTTTTTCGACCGCGTCGATCGCGCCGTCGTGAAAAGCAATGTCCGCGGTTTGGCCGGCCAGTACAAACGTCTCGTCCTCCACAGCCAGCGCGCCGGCCATAACCCTGCCGTCCGTCAGGTACACCTTATCCGCCAACGCCACCGCACCCACTATGATAAAAAGCAAAATTAATTTTTTCATAACAATCATCTCCTTCTACAAGGAATTCGTAAGTAGTCTTAATTTGTCGCAGCGATATTTTATGTTGCGTTAAAAGGCTCACTCCGCTTCGCGTGAGATCCGCAGGATCACGCCCAGCATCGCCAGCGAAACGATCAGCGAGCTACCGCCGTAAGAAATGAACGGCAAAGTGATGCCTTTGGCCGGCGCCCAGCCCAGCACCACCAGCATGTGCACAGCGGCTTGAATGCCCAGACAGAGTGAAAAGCCCAGCGCTAGCTGCGCGCCAAAAGGATTGCGCACGCGGCCAGCTAGTCTGATCCCGCGCAGCACTAGCAGCGCGAACAAAAAAACCACTGCCGCCGCCAGAATAAATCCGCGCTCCTCGCAGATCATGGCAAAAATATAATCATTGTAATACTGCGGCAAATAGGCAAACTTTTGGCGGCTGCCGCCCAGCCCCATACCGAACCAGCCGCCCGAACCGACGGCGATCAGCGACTGCACTGTATTCCAGCCGGCGCCCTGCCTGTCCTGCAAAGGGTCGAGAAAAGCTGTCCAGCGCCGAAGCTGATACGGCGTGCGCGAGACTTGAAAAATTAAAATACGGAGAGCCAGCAGGCCAAGCACAAATAGATCCATAAGATTGCTGCCGCCAACGATCAGCATCAGCAGCGCTGTTGCGCCGATCACCAAGCCCGTGCCTAAGTCCGGCTGTTTGAGAATGCCCAGCGTCAACACGCCGCAGACCAGCAGGATCGGCAGAACGCCGCGCCGGAAATCCGCTAGAGTTTCTTTTTTATTGACCAGCGCGCCGGCCAGATAAACAATTAAGAAAAATTTTACCAGCTCCGACGGCTGAAAACTCAAGAGACCCAAACGCAGCCAGCGCGACGCGCCGCCGGCCGTAACGCCAAGCCCCGGCCAATAGGTCAAGAGCAGCAAGAAAAACGCCACGGCCAGAGCGCTCGGCGTATATTTTTGCAGCTTGGTGTAATCCCAAAAAGAAAGCACGGCGCACAAAGCCGCGCCGGCGGACAGATAAAACAATTGGCGCAAAATGAAATAAAATTCGTTATTGTAATTTTGCAGACCGGCAATCGGCGTTACCGAAAGGATCATCAAAAAGCCGGTAACCACCAGGGCTATTGCCGGCCAGAGTATATAAGCGTCAACTTTGCGGCGCATATTTCCGCACCAGTTCCTTGAAATAACGGCCGCGCTCTGCAAAATCCTGGAACATATCCCACGAAGCGCAGGCCGGCGACAAGAGGATCAAATCTCCGCTTTGCGCCACGCGAAAACTTTCACGCACGGCCGTGTCATAATCCTGAACCAGCAGCGGCTGAAATTCTTTTAACTCGCGCGCAAATCTCTCCCGCGCTTCGCCCAGCAGGATGAGTTTTTTGAGGCGGCCGCGCAAAGCCTCAGCTAGCGGCTGCAAAGACGTCATTTTGTCGCGGCCGCCGGCGAGCAGGACAATATGCCCGTTGCGCGGTTCGGACTCCAGAGCGACGACTGTCGAGTCCACATTTGTGCCTTTGGAGTCATTGATCACACGAATACCATTGTACACACCAACTTTTTCCATACGGTGCTCCACACCTGTGAACTCCGCAAAAACTTTGTCAATGTGCGCGTCGGTCTGGCCGCAGAGTTTGGCAACCAGCCGCGCCGCCGCGTAATCTTCCTGCAGTTTGTGCGACGCGGTGAAAGGCGCTTTTTGGGCTTTGGCCTCAGCGGTCATCCGGCAGACCCACGGATCATTGGCATTGTAAACCACAAAATCTTCCGCGGTTTGATTGAGCAAAATTCTTTTTTTCGCGGCGGCATAACCGGCCAGATCACCGTGGCGCGCCAGATGATCCGCGGTCAAATTTAAGATCACCGCAATATGCGGGCGAAAAGTCTCGATGTTTTCCAGCATATAGCTGGACACTTCCACGGCCAGATAGGGGTATTCTTTTTCCACAGAAATATACGGCACGCCGATATTGCCGACAGCCGGCACAGCAAGCAGGCGCGAGATCAGCGTTGTGGTCGTGGTCTTGCCGTTTGTGCCGGTCACTGCGATCACTGGCGAGGGATTCAATCGGTAGGCCAATTCTATTTCGCTGATAATCGGAATTTTGACTGCCGGATAATTTTGGGGCGGAATGCCCGGCGAGACCACCAGTAAATCGGCTTCGTCTAAATTTTTCGCATATTGATAATCCGGCAATTTAGCCAGCCGCGCCAGCACCGCCTGCCCCGTCTTGCCGTCCTGTCCCAGCACCGCAACTTTTGGCATCTTTATCTGATCCTAAAAACTACGGCCAGCAACACCGCGCCAGCTGTCAGCAGCCACGCCCAGCGCACAATTTTTTTCTCCGGCCAACCGCACAACTCTAAATGATGATGAAAAGGTGACATCTTGAAAAGCCGCCGGCCTCCGGTAAATTTAAAACAACCCACCTGTAAGATCACCGAGATCGTTTCCCAGACAAACCAAATACCGGCCAGTGCCAGATACAGCTCGGCGTGTAGCAGCAGCGCAAAACCGGCCAGCAGCGTGCCCAGCGCCAGCGAGCCGACATCGCCCATAAACATTTTGGCCGGATGAATATTAAAAACCAAAAAACCCAGACAGGCGCAGGCGGCCAGCAGGGCCAAATACATGAGCTGCGGATTATTGAACTGTCCGGCGATAAAAGCAAAAGCCAGAAAAATGATCATGGAGACGCCGGACGCCAAGCCATCCAGGCCGTCGGTAAGATTCACGGCGTTGGACACGCCAACCACAAT encodes:
- the mraY gene encoding phospho-N-acetylmuramoyl-pentapeptide-transferase, which codes for MKIFLVILPAIAVSVSINYLGLRCLRRFQFKQAVRECGPQSHQAKAGTPVMGGLMIIASLDLLAVLFLPFLSRLPRLTNEAFILLALFTLTGVIGFIDDFLIVKNGKNNGLKARYKLAGQLVIAALFGAYLLKNNFNLMVSPLLHLLGMHQPFLYVLWSSFIVVGVSNAVNLTDGLDGLASGVSMIIFLAFAFIAGQFNNPQLMYLALLAACACLGFLVFNIHPAKMFMGDVGSLALGTLLAGFALLLHAELYLALAGIWFVWETISVILQVGCFKFTGGRRLFKMSPFHHHLELCGWPEKKIVRWAWLLTAGAVLLAVVFRIR
- the ftsW gene encoding putative lipid II flippase FtsW; its protein translation is MRRKVDAYILWPAIALVVTGFLMILSVTPIAGLQNYNNEFYFILRQLFYLSAGAALCAVLSFWDYTKLQKYTPSALAVAFFLLLLTYWPGLGVTAGGASRWLRLGLLSFQPSELVKFFLIVYLAGALVNKKETLADFRRGVLPILLVCGVLTLGILKQPDLGTGLVIGATALLMLIVGGSNLMDLFVLGLLALRILIFQVSRTPYQLRRWTAFLDPLQDRQGAGWNTVQSLIAVGSGGWFGMGLGGSRQKFAYLPQYYNDYIFAMICEERGFILAAAVVFLFALLVLRGIRLAGRVRNPFGAQLALGFSLCLGIQAAVHMLVVLGWAPAKGITLPFISYGGSSLIVSLAMLGVILRISREAE
- a CDS encoding dTDP-4-dehydrorhamnose 3,5-epimerase: FYIPRGFAHGFAVLSDLAEFQYKCDAYYAPQAEAGILWNDPDLNIAWPVTQPVISPKDRQNPRLKDLPPDCFF